One Prevotella melaninogenica DNA window includes the following coding sequences:
- a CDS encoding SusC/RagA family TonB-linked outer membrane protein, producing MRIFKESKQKHLYFSAAFALSLAMAPTGVYAGVNANTAVQAVQQNGTHKVTGRVVDSTGEPLIGATILVEGTTNGTVTDIDGNYTLNTTANAKLVFSYIGYAAQTIPVGGKGTIDVTLKEEANTMNEVVVTAMGIMRKEKSLTYATQQVKAEDLMKVQDPNAANSLEGKVAGITITPSAGGAGGASKIVLRGNRSILGNSSPLIVVDGVPMSNGIRGQQGMGAEGFGSTGTSEGSDPLSLINPDDIESINVLKGANAAALYGSRAANGVVMITTKRGREGKVDINVTSNITFDSPLLTPKIQKTYGAAYDQTTGALALNNWGGKLSDRSDNDLVVRTPLDERWVGYPEEQIGTDANGMPIMARRHNVYLRNRAVDDVDNFFRTGVTTNNSISLSGGTEIARTYVSVANSHATGMMRNNSYNRNSISFRQTYNFFKRLHIDASMNYTESKTRNRPGGGTVGNPLYHLYTAPQNIDMDYYRNHYMNAEGKWLSNPASYYKLNGKNFTWAAGQRTTLTGPQQEWAFLSHPNNNPYWLLNMGNSQQKESRLFGTLQANVDIYDGLTFQARVNYSQIRFKNHATRYATTFLPASMEDYGRLWDSDEKTTEFYTDYLLSYNKTFGDYSVSATAGYVGHTVKGESKGTDAVATYYDRLMRKLPTMVNYFETSAGGYGVTSTSKSSNWDRSYLFTAQLGWKETVYLDASYRRDWYRPFRYFKQLGKIDTDNYGYFGVGANAIVSQLVKLPDWFNFLKYRVSYSSVGNSIPNKAYGAMSRNLQTGALSGNKLLDFSPVPEETGSFETGIESLFLNNRLSFDFTFYNTIVKNLYMELGSLGGNTELLNSAKVRNTGFEATIGYDFKFGRNFRWRTSYNLSFNDNKILETGYDKDGTSRKYQQTVGEAKVIYKKGGSIGDIYAGDFLRDEKGHIKLTAKGEPMFDKTGSNDRFLGNMNSKWQMGWTNTFNYKEFQLSFLINGRIGGKVLSLTEAYLDYIGASKRTAEARLNAEKNNIVASDYGNVPGMVLNDGSGRIVPIQSYYQALGASSNPSSYLYNGTNFRLRELSLGYTFRDLFGQNRNLTLSFIARNLFFIYKDAPTDPDVSLSTQNGLGAFESFNMPSSRSFGFSLKANF from the coding sequence ATGAGAATCTTTAAAGAATCAAAGCAGAAGCATCTGTACTTCTCGGCTGCCTTTGCTTTATCATTAGCCATGGCACCAACAGGTGTCTACGCAGGTGTAAATGCCAATACTGCTGTGCAAGCCGTACAGCAGAATGGCACTCACAAAGTGACCGGTCGTGTCGTTGACTCAACTGGTGAACCGCTTATTGGTGCTACTATCCTCGTTGAGGGTACCACCAATGGCACAGTAACGGATATTGATGGTAACTATACCCTCAATACCACAGCTAACGCGAAGCTCGTCTTCTCTTACATCGGTTATGCTGCACAGACCATCCCTGTTGGTGGTAAGGGCACTATCGACGTGACTTTGAAGGAGGAAGCTAACACCATGAACGAGGTCGTTGTTACCGCTATGGGTATTATGCGTAAGGAGAAGTCTCTTACCTATGCTACCCAGCAGGTGAAGGCAGAAGACCTCATGAAGGTGCAGGACCCTAATGCTGCTAACTCACTCGAGGGTAAGGTTGCAGGTATTACTATTACGCCAAGTGCCGGTGGTGCCGGTGGTGCTTCAAAGATTGTTCTTCGTGGTAACCGCTCTATCCTCGGTAACAGTTCTCCTCTCATCGTTGTTGACGGTGTACCAATGAGTAACGGTATTCGTGGTCAGCAGGGTATGGGCGCTGAGGGCTTCGGTTCAACTGGAACTTCTGAGGGTTCTGACCCATTGTCATTGATTAATCCAGACGATATTGAGTCAATCAACGTCCTCAAGGGTGCTAACGCTGCTGCGCTTTATGGTTCACGTGCAGCCAATGGTGTTGTGATGATTACTACCAAACGTGGTCGTGAAGGAAAGGTAGATATCAACGTAACTTCAAATATCACTTTCGATTCACCATTGTTGACACCAAAGATTCAGAAGACTTACGGTGCTGCCTATGACCAGACAACAGGTGCATTAGCATTGAACAACTGGGGCGGTAAGCTCTCTGACCGTTCTGATAACGACCTCGTTGTACGTACTCCATTGGATGAGCGTTGGGTAGGTTATCCAGAAGAGCAGATTGGTACTGATGCTAATGGTATGCCAATCATGGCACGTCGTCATAATGTCTATCTCCGCAACCGTGCTGTTGATGATGTAGACAACTTCTTCCGTACAGGTGTGACAACTAATAACTCTATCTCACTTTCTGGTGGTACTGAGATTGCTCGCACCTATGTGTCAGTTGCAAATAGCCATGCAACAGGTATGATGCGTAACAACTCATACAACCGTAATTCTATCAGCTTCCGTCAGACATATAACTTCTTCAAGCGTCTCCACATTGATGCTTCAATGAACTATACAGAGTCTAAGACAAGGAACCGTCCCGGTGGTGGTACTGTTGGTAACCCTCTCTACCATCTCTATACTGCACCTCAGAACATTGATATGGATTACTATCGCAACCACTATATGAATGCAGAGGGTAAGTGGTTGTCAAACCCAGCTTCATATTATAAGTTGAATGGTAAGAACTTCACTTGGGCTGCAGGACAGCGTACAACCTTAACAGGTCCACAGCAGGAATGGGCATTCCTCTCGCATCCTAACAACAACCCATACTGGTTGTTGAACATGGGTAACAGTCAGCAGAAGGAGAGCCGCCTCTTCGGTACTTTGCAAGCTAATGTTGACATTTATGATGGTTTGACCTTCCAGGCACGTGTCAACTACAGCCAGATACGTTTCAAGAACCATGCAACTCGTTATGCAACCACTTTCCTTCCAGCATCTATGGAAGACTATGGTCGTCTTTGGGATTCTGACGAGAAGACAACTGAGTTCTATACCGATTACCTCTTGTCATATAACAAGACCTTTGGTGACTATTCAGTTTCTGCAACAGCAGGTTACGTAGGTCATACTGTTAAGGGTGAATCAAAGGGTACAGATGCTGTCGCAACTTACTACGACCGTCTTATGCGTAAGCTCCCAACAATGGTCAACTACTTTGAAACCAGTGCTGGTGGCTATGGTGTAACAAGCACTTCAAAGAGTTCAAACTGGGACCGCTCTTATCTCTTCACAGCACAGTTAGGTTGGAAAGAAACGGTTTACCTCGATGCTTCTTATCGTCGTGACTGGTATCGTCCATTCCGTTACTTCAAGCAGTTGGGTAAGATTGATACCGATAACTATGGCTACTTCGGTGTTGGTGCGAATGCTATCGTTAGTCAGTTGGTTAAGTTGCCAGATTGGTTTAACTTCTTGAAGTATCGTGTTTCTTACTCTTCAGTAGGTAACTCTATTCCTAACAAGGCATACGGCGCAATGAGTCGTAACCTTCAGACTGGTGCGTTGTCAGGTAATAAGCTACTCGACTTCTCACCAGTACCAGAGGAGACTGGTTCATTCGAGACAGGTATTGAGTCATTGTTCTTGAACAACCGTTTGAGCTTTGACTTCACCTTCTATAATACAATTGTGAAGAACCTCTACATGGAGTTGGGTTCTCTCGGTGGTAACACAGAGTTGCTGAATTCGGCTAAGGTCCGCAATACTGGTTTCGAGGCAACTATCGGTTATGACTTCAAGTTCGGTAGAAACTTCCGTTGGCGTACATCTTATAACCTCTCATTTAATGATAACAAGATTCTTGAGACTGGTTATGACAAGGATGGTACATCACGTAAGTATCAGCAGACGGTCGGTGAGGCTAAGGTCATCTATAAGAAGGGTGGCTCTATTGGTGACATCTATGCTGGCGATTTCCTCCGTGACGAGAAAGGACATATCAAGCTGACCGCTAAGGGTGAGCCAATGTTTGACAAGACTGGTTCTAACGATCGCTTCCTTGGCAACATGAACTCTAAGTGGCAGATGGGTTGGACCAATACCTTTAACTATAAGGAGTTCCAGCTTTCATTCCTCATCAATGGTCGTATCGGTGGTAAGGTACTCTCTCTGACAGAGGCTTATCTTGACTATATTGGTGCTTCTAAGCGTACAGCTGAGGCTCGTCTAAATGCTGAGAAGAATAACATTGTTGCTTCTGACTATGGTAATGTTCCGGGTATGGTTCTTAACGATGGTAGCGGAAGAATTGTTCCTATCCAGTCTTATTATCAGGCACTTGGTGCATCAAGCAACCCATCAAGCTATCTCTACAACGGAACAAACTTCCGTCTGCGTGAACTTTCATTGGGTTATACCTTCCGTGACCTCTTCGGTCAGAACCGTAACTTGACCCTCTCATTCATCGCTCGTAACCTGTTCTTCATCTACAAGGATGCACCAACAGACCCAGACGTATCTCTGTCTACACAGAATGGTCTCGGAGCGTTTGAGAGCTTCAATATGCCATCTTCACGCTCATTCGGTTTCTCACTGAAGGCTAACTTCTAA
- a CDS encoding SusD/RagB family nutrient-binding outer membrane lipoprotein, translating into MKSKHIIVLMAMALPTFGLQSCLDYDNPGDEFNSTTKNVEKVTSRGDVDKIPFRQATNAATAEEALNAMQDLLDAGVGGQFSMRGGKNGENPGAHAYQYQYSLGVDNYAEYTVIPHTFFQYSKIRLASSYAIDQKCYGGAWGSFTEMKTSLVPILNNEKINAIPELKAAYLTLFNQQAVEVADVYGPMPYRELKTNLQVGPYTYNKVEDVYNDVIANLDTAIACFHYFDQKPADYKQKIKSAFVDRFVVMTDGGAADGTLKSWARYANSLKLRIAMHMVKSDPNRAQKLAEEAVTDGVIENESQSVSIRPGVMGFSHPLPGVENWGDARMSATMEITLKTFDHPWLKYLFKKNDNVIKNNKTGETTPADTRICGIRTGTHPGEGQGYDENQYIAFSKLNEQYFTTAPLYLMKYAEVCFLRAEGALRGWNMGGTAQHFYEEGILHGNCEDPEMKSNDGEGPAGQHGVNWYDAWIHKYMEQENPVAYVYKDPTGDTPDAASPIHVGVKWNDGDSQETKLEKIITQKYLATYPNGFEAWVDLRRTGFPRMLPVLNIDEADGSLFPGDIMHRLPFPGTSDIATKQDVDNTGIPALGGPDKMATRLFWDKTTSNF; encoded by the coding sequence ATGAAAAGTAAACATATAATCGTACTCATGGCAATGGCATTGCCGACCTTCGGTCTACAGTCATGTCTTGACTATGATAATCCCGGTGATGAGTTCAACTCAACAACCAAGAATGTTGAGAAGGTAACAAGCCGTGGTGACGTTGATAAGATTCCTTTCCGTCAGGCTACAAATGCCGCTACTGCTGAAGAGGCGTTGAATGCTATGCAAGACTTGCTCGATGCTGGTGTTGGTGGTCAGTTTTCTATGCGTGGTGGTAAGAATGGTGAGAACCCAGGAGCGCATGCTTATCAGTATCAATACTCATTAGGTGTTGATAACTATGCAGAGTACACAGTTATCCCTCACACATTCTTCCAGTATTCTAAGATTCGTCTTGCATCTTCTTATGCTATTGACCAGAAGTGTTATGGCGGTGCATGGGGCTCATTCACAGAGATGAAGACGAGTCTTGTACCTATCTTGAATAACGAGAAAATCAATGCTATTCCAGAGCTGAAGGCTGCTTACTTGACACTCTTCAATCAGCAGGCTGTTGAGGTTGCAGATGTTTATGGTCCTATGCCTTATCGCGAGTTGAAGACTAATCTGCAGGTAGGTCCTTATACCTATAATAAGGTAGAAGATGTATACAACGATGTTATTGCTAATCTCGATACAGCAATTGCTTGTTTCCATTACTTCGATCAGAAGCCAGCTGACTATAAGCAGAAGATTAAGAGTGCCTTTGTAGATCGCTTTGTGGTAATGACCGATGGTGGTGCTGCTGACGGTACCTTGAAATCATGGGCACGTTATGCTAACTCTTTGAAGTTGCGTATCGCTATGCACATGGTAAAGAGCGATCCTAATCGTGCACAGAAGTTAGCGGAAGAGGCTGTTACTGATGGTGTCATTGAGAATGAGTCTCAAAGTGTTTCTATCCGTCCAGGTGTGATGGGATTCAGTCATCCATTGCCAGGAGTAGAGAATTGGGGTGATGCCCGTATGAGTGCAACGATGGAGATAACCTTAAAGACCTTCGATCACCCATGGTTGAAATACCTCTTTAAGAAGAACGATAACGTAATTAAGAACAACAAGACGGGTGAAACGACACCAGCAGATACTCGTATTTGTGGTATACGTACAGGTACGCATCCAGGCGAAGGACAAGGTTACGATGAGAACCAGTACATCGCATTCAGTAAGTTGAATGAACAATACTTCACTACTGCTCCGCTTTATCTTATGAAGTATGCAGAGGTTTGCTTCCTACGTGCTGAAGGTGCACTTCGTGGTTGGAACATGGGCGGAACAGCACAGCACTTCTATGAGGAAGGTATTCTTCATGGTAACTGCGAAGACCCAGAAATGAAGTCGAATGACGGTGAAGGACCTGCAGGTCAGCATGGTGTCAACTGGTATGACGCATGGATTCATAAGTACATGGAGCAAGAGAATCCTGTTGCTTACGTCTATAAGGATCCTACGGGTGATACCCCTGATGCAGCTTCACCAATTCATGTTGGTGTGAAGTGGAATGATGGTGACTCTCAAGAAACCAAACTTGAGAAGATTATTACACAGAAGTATCTTGCCACATATCCTAATGGTTTCGAGGCATGGGTAGACCTTCGTCGTACTGGCTTCCCCCGTATGTTGCCTGTTCTGAACATCGACGAGGCTGATGGTAGCCTCTTCCCTGGCGATATCATGCATCGTCTTCCATTCCCGGGTACAAGCGACATTGCAACAAAGCAGGATGTTGACAATACTGGTATTCCAGCGTTGGGCGGTCCAGATAAGATGGCAACTCGCCTCTTCTGGGATAAAACTACATCAAACTTCTAA
- a CDS encoding endo-beta-N-acetylglucosaminidase, producing MKKKITLSAWVVAAMLAMAPMGAAAQTAGMSPTASTQVYDLSKLSDQVLLEHFAKLADQGKKYPTDADLKEWGIKDEVEFIRSHVKKRAIESRADRLIKDTYEKRNLFMNIPGGAGKNLGGYPSKTFANDNFSMWNYTNLFGAWNYGLFQAPGSWADAAHRNGTSIFAGIKFFDHTTGGAANSWADFIMTRNADGSFRYTHPIINCMRFLGFDGINYNWESTNKYRETNNIAFHKELYRIAKEEGFNDFKIMYYTTNQSLTSYNSSYMWGQNPENRISEVMLNYASSDFSWNIGESVREAERTMGSADGLYAGVWIVSMDRRWNSLDNQDAKRCGICLWGEHAESRFWSYNTGGDALSRMSNYQEYLERAFSGGNRNPLSRPEISNTGNNVEAQGSTPPLKTFAGLASWIPERTAISGKLPFATHFNMGNGELYNYKGKKTAGSWYNMSSQDIVPTYRWLVVNAGTETASTAIQPSLTNEDAYTGGACLSLKGVSNAGATDVVLYKTNLTPSKGKVVAKVAIKTGKEGTTDSKLSLIVRVNGAWKVYPVGNTDNSNWTEKRIELNDITTNQKIDRIGLRVNNPDANYKVLVGKLEINDDVTATPANVKDLTIQVKEETKTSLSVKAVWGIDKESGSAPIVYNDDANIDHFEILYKNGQNGTVSEIGRTSQWATFVPNIQFTSVDDKPFIGVRAVGTDLKTYSKIVWKEVPRANQADLPKAKDDSYGTVELDNSAAGADVAKKIRYVEKFQTEGGTENINYTASGPAHNETNYVDATDQKLVVAQGAKVKVKIKGYKATEYTDGSHDDLRYCMGKAWMDFDGDHQFNPDNLSDKPESGECVLFFGKVRAGVPEQVERLNEYEFTVPQDAKPGKSRIRLVFCDAWFQGGLTPTGKFNKGFAIDFDVEITGTNTPRPGKVDTHDKGTADQPEMLEGGSTNIETANAGAASSVVVAGGQVVFKNVERAWVFSVDGQTVKSLVNPKSFNTNELPAGVYLVKMQNNNVIRTQKVTIK from the coding sequence ATGAAAAAGAAAATTACTCTTAGTGCGTGGGTGGTAGCAGCCATGTTGGCTATGGCACCTATGGGTGCTGCAGCTCAGACAGCAGGTATGTCTCCTACAGCTTCTACGCAGGTTTATGACCTTTCTAAGCTTAGCGATCAAGTCTTGTTAGAGCATTTTGCAAAGCTCGCAGACCAAGGGAAAAAGTATCCAACAGATGCTGATCTGAAGGAATGGGGCATTAAAGACGAGGTGGAATTCATTCGTTCTCACGTGAAGAAACGTGCTATTGAGTCACGTGCTGACCGTCTTATCAAAGACACATACGAGAAGCGTAACCTCTTTATGAATATCCCCGGCGGTGCAGGAAAGAACCTCGGCGGTTATCCTTCAAAGACTTTTGCGAATGATAACTTCTCTATGTGGAACTATACCAACCTATTTGGTGCATGGAACTATGGGCTTTTCCAGGCTCCAGGTTCATGGGCTGATGCTGCGCACCGCAATGGTACAAGCATCTTCGCAGGTATTAAGTTCTTCGACCACACAACAGGTGGAGCTGCAAACAGTTGGGCTGACTTCATCATGACACGCAATGCAGATGGTAGTTTCCGTTATACGCATCCTATCATCAACTGTATGCGTTTCCTCGGTTTCGATGGTATCAACTATAACTGGGAGAGCACTAACAAGTATAGAGAAACCAATAATATTGCTTTCCACAAGGAACTCTATAGGATAGCAAAGGAAGAAGGTTTCAATGATTTCAAGATCATGTACTATACTACCAACCAAAGTCTGACATCTTATAATTCTAGCTATATGTGGGGACAAAACCCTGAGAACCGCATTAGTGAAGTGATGTTGAATTATGCTAGTAGCGACTTCAGTTGGAATATAGGTGAGTCTGTAAGAGAGGCAGAACGCACAATGGGTTCTGCTGATGGACTTTATGCAGGTGTGTGGATAGTAAGTATGGACAGGCGTTGGAATAGCCTTGACAACCAAGATGCAAAGCGTTGTGGTATCTGCTTATGGGGTGAACATGCCGAAAGTCGCTTCTGGAGCTATAATACTGGTGGTGATGCTTTGTCACGTATGTCTAATTATCAGGAGTATTTAGAGCGTGCTTTCTCTGGTGGTAATCGTAATCCTTTGTCACGCCCAGAGATTAGTAACACTGGTAATAACGTTGAGGCACAAGGTAGCACACCTCCATTGAAAACATTTGCGGGTCTTGCATCATGGATTCCAGAGCGTACTGCCATTTCTGGAAAGCTACCTTTTGCAACCCACTTCAACATGGGTAATGGCGAACTTTATAATTATAAAGGTAAGAAAACAGCTGGCTCATGGTATAACATGAGTAGTCAGGACATTGTTCCAACCTATCGTTGGTTGGTTGTTAATGCAGGTACAGAGACTGCAAGCACAGCTATTCAACCATCATTGACTAACGAAGATGCCTATACAGGTGGTGCTTGCTTGAGCTTGAAAGGTGTAAGCAATGCAGGTGCAACGGACGTTGTTCTCTATAAGACTAACCTCACCCCTTCTAAGGGTAAGGTCGTAGCTAAGGTTGCTATTAAGACTGGTAAAGAGGGAACAACAGACTCTAAACTTTCTTTAATTGTACGTGTAAATGGAGCATGGAAGGTTTATCCAGTAGGCAATACAGATAACAGCAATTGGACAGAAAAGCGTATAGAACTGAATGATATCACTACTAATCAGAAGATTGATCGTATCGGTTTGCGTGTAAATAATCCAGATGCTAACTATAAAGTTCTTGTTGGCAAGCTCGAAATCAATGATGACGTGACAGCCACACCAGCAAATGTTAAGGATCTGACCATCCAAGTGAAAGAAGAGACCAAGACCTCTCTTTCTGTAAAGGCTGTATGGGGTATCGATAAGGAATCAGGCTCGGCTCCAATCGTATATAACGATGATGCAAACATTGATCACTTCGAGATTCTCTATAAGAATGGACAGAACGGAACTGTTTCAGAGATCGGTCGTACTTCACAGTGGGCTACATTCGTTCCTAACATTCAGTTTACAAGTGTTGATGATAAGCCATTTATCGGTGTTCGTGCAGTAGGTACTGACCTCAAGACATACTCTAAGATAGTATGGAAAGAAGTACCTCGTGCTAATCAAGCAGACCTCCCTAAGGCAAAAGATGATTCTTACGGCACTGTTGAATTGGATAATTCTGCTGCTGGCGCAGATGTTGCGAAGAAGATTCGTTACGTTGAGAAGTTCCAAACAGAGGGCGGTACAGAGAACATCAATTATACTGCTTCTGGTCCTGCTCATAATGAAACCAACTATGTTGATGCAACTGATCAGAAATTGGTTGTGGCTCAAGGTGCAAAAGTCAAGGTGAAGATTAAGGGGTACAAAGCAACTGAATATACAGATGGATCACATGATGACCTCCGTTACTGTATGGGTAAAGCATGGATGGACTTTGATGGTGACCATCAGTTCAACCCTGATAACCTCTCTGACAAGCCAGAGTCTGGTGAGTGTGTATTGTTCTTCGGCAAGGTTCGTGCTGGTGTTCCTGAACAGGTAGAACGGCTTAATGAATACGAGTTCACCGTTCCTCAGGATGCTAAACCGGGTAAGAGTCGTATCCGCCTCGTATTCTGTGACGCATGGTTCCAGGGTGGTTTGACCCCAACGGGTAAGTTCAATAAGGGCTTTGCTATCGATTTCGATGTGGAAATCACAGGTACAAATACGCCTCGTCCTGGTAAGGTCGACACCCACGATAAGGGTACAGCAGACCAGCCAGAGATGCTTGAAGGTGGTTCAACCAACATTGAGACAGCTAATGCTGGCGCGGCTTCTTCAGTTGTAGTTGCTGGTGGTCAGGTTGTCTTCAAGAATGTTGAGCGTGCATGGGTATTCTCTGTTGACGGTCAGACTGTGAAGAGCTTGGTTAATCCAAAGTCTTTCAACACAAATGAGTTGCCAGCAGGTGTTTACCTCGTTAAGATGCAGAACAATAATGTTATCCGTACACAGAAAGTTACTATTAAGTAA